Sequence from the Nitrospinaceae bacterium genome:
TTTCGAGGTTGTGTTCGAGCATGTCCAGGGGGACCCTTTTGCCTTCCCTTCGCGCATTTCGGTGGCCGTTGACCTGACCCAGGCAGGATTTTCTAAATCGTTCTATGAGACGAAATTGAAGCGGTTGGCGTTTGAAGATCATTTGCTCAGGGTTTTGCATGAGAATATCGGTAAAACGCGCGTGAAGATACGCGGTTCCGGAAAGAGTGGGCAGGTCCGGGTTCAGGTTCCCAGCCAAAAAGTCTTGAAACGCAGTGCGGTTATCATCGAGGGCAATCGGCTCCAATGCATCGTGTTTGCCGGTCTGCCCGCTGAGGGGCGGACGATTTTGGCAAAAGAATGTCTGCGGTTGTTTTCGGAGGTATTATCGCCTCTTTGGACTCAATCCCTTTTAGCCTCCTCTCTCGATTTGTCCTGCCTTCAGCGTTCCCTTGACACTCTTGCGGATCACACTGCTCTGCAGGCAGAGCTGGAAAAAAGAAACTGGGTGGGATTTGTCGCAAACGGTTCCCTGTTGCCGCGCGAATCCGGCGTCAGCGATAAACCCCTTATCCAGGGCGGGATAGAATTTGAAGCGCCGGAAGGGTTGTCGGAAGTGGTGGACCTTCCCCATTCCGGCCGGGTTGCCGGAATGCCCATCCCCAGGGGAATCACTCTCGTCGTCGGCGGCGGGTTCCACGGCAAGAGCACCTTATTGAGAGCGTTGCAGCATGCGGTGTATCCTCATGTGGCGGGGGATGGCCGGGAAAGGGTCGCTACCCTGAATTCCGCGGTTAAAATCCGCGCCGAAGACGGCCGGGCGGTCCGCGGGGTGGATGTCTCAGGGTTCATGAATCGTCTGCCAGGGGTCGAATCCACTCAAAACTTTTCCACCCAGTTCGCCAGCGGCTCCACCTCGCAGGCTGTGAACATCCTGGAAGCCCTGGAAGCGGGCTCCGGGTTTCTTTTGCTGGATGAGGACACCTGCGCGACCAACTTCATGATCCGTGATGCCAGGATGCAGGCATTGACCGCCGCCGACAAGGAACCGATCACTCCTTTTATCGACCGTGTGGGCGAGATCCATGACCGCCTGGGTATCAGCACTCTGCTAGTGATGGGGGGAAGCGGC
This genomic interval carries:
- a CDS encoding ATPase, with product MSLEVPESLQALLLSVDGRGYKAYKILQGKSFPFPPFEVVFEHVQGDPFAFPSRISVAVDLTQAGFSKSFYETKLKRLAFEDHLLRVLHENIGKTRVKIRGSGKSGQVRVQVPSQKVLKRSAVIIEGNRLQCIVFAGLPAEGRTILAKECLRLFSEVLSPLWTQSLLASSLDLSCLQRSLDTLADHTALQAELEKRNWVGFVANGSLLPRESGVSDKPLIQGGIEFEAPEGLSEVVDLPHSGRVAGMPIPRGITLVVGGGFHGKSTLLRALQHAVYPHVAGDGRERVATLNSAVKIRAEDGRAVRGVDVSGFMNRLPGVESTQNFSTQFASGSTSQAVNILEALEAGSGFLLLDEDTCATNFMIRDARMQALTAADKEPITPFIDRVGEIHDRLGISTLLVMGGSGDYFSPAHQVIAMEAFKPRLVTSEAKRIAQDARPGQRRNETSFPFQQVVSRRIDPKILNFRRGRKDCVIQTQGLLALTFGVTEVDTRYVEQLVEEGQLETCGWILKRLRDGLQTEAETNIGGIQKIYEEIDENGWGALTPYNNGLLALPRTQDVLAVLNRIR